One window of Methanothermobacter thermautotrophicus genomic DNA carries:
- a CDS encoding cobaltochelatase subunit CobN, producing MIAVVFFFMLQGSSMAAEMEGGEGGTPFNTTDSEGIFVFENVTGDSHVVWVDGRTLPERHRFDDMLRVTVSASSKASARSGKMVLEASLRDSRITGRLYADVNANNIFDDMDEPVAGVRVFDPTEIKFLIISWPTEAGQLIQPVKNIMQKHPEITIKVRNTDQAKLNLTETEQLIEWADIIYISNVQTANGPGGPVPDLLMSMKNQGKLAGKVIAAYPSPYYCFPVTRLTNINNTRFVDANGTELTDTQLQAIFDSVSRAVPPKTPLMVLRELQQQYPAMASYLKFQEYKTSDTASPENREQGLMYLLALAFPGRGYNFTEPVIVPKYALYRNGRLYYNFTDYEQFLTPGRPTVGITSWMALTWERGDLLMLDRLISEMDSRGINVIATIAQGNPVDGTPVINAMRSYFFDSQNRTRIQGLITLQSFKLGGATAAIAERMIMDNNILVFRPLVVSDSEETWYISDSGMDFTSITSQMVLPEFQGQILTMVTASTRKTIDPVTGLEVEYYQPMDERVETFADRVSSWLRLRFLSNADKKVALIYYNYPPGKQNLAGASYLDGPSSILEILHLLRENSYTVTGAPSGVEDLLTEMMTRGLNIANWAPGELERLANSTILWDVERYMDWYSRLPELARKEIEEGPFGYIEALFRYSTRNPKLLETLDRWQSSLITTIDDMQISNASEAKNQVNRAYNALRNIYSGLNQWDVFYSAKSAFLALNVPGLCGWGAPPGNIMTVTRNGKRYIVIPGMFYGNVFVGPQPQRGWEGDVDKLYHSQIVPPHHQYLAFYAYLQTEFGADAMIHLGRHGTYEWLPRKESALSGADYPDICLGDVPSIYIYIMDGVGEVIHAKRRGLAVSISHLTPPLEATAIYGDLASLKTLIDQYHAAPGNRSEEIRLIREKAVQLHLETIMDLNLDPDELVDRIDDYIRELEGTMMPLGLYVFGRDLNQTQVTIMVKSMATVPRISAGNNTFLSVTQALSGINRTMEDIILEFYSGKSLQTLMAELQAVLGRNLTATEITALNMTLNDVLNIKGSGTRERQMLLRALSGGYIPPTSGGDPIRNPSAAPTGGNLYGEDPSLLPTQAAWIRGSKLADEALRAYNATPEQLGVVIWATETQNDKGATVAFILRLMGLEPIYGFGGSIMGVRATPLAVLNRSRVDVLMTTSGIFRETFPLLGVLLDRASRVALAASFNTLMAAINQEPANNRAGLIAALNASVSSIQRAGLFIPGSDPLDRNPIAGHWLADVKELIKIGMKPEDAGIAAICRLFGPSLGNYGTRLPEAVQQDWTWEERTELGRLYIDSMKYALSEDGWGVSLEEVLTLRLRDVEGVYHSRSTNLYGVVDVDHNFEFLGGFRLAVEAAGGRVPGMYIINQVNPSNARIETLNQFLYRELQSRYYNPRWIQAMMQSGYAGAREISNNFVANLWGWNVMSPETVSDWMWQETVDIYLKDRYGLGVKNWLSQGKNSYALISMTGTMLTAIHRGYWNPDDATKRLIATTWAQAIAENGVACCDCSCGNIAMMEWAMQYLNPDLLSRVREKLYAATKSSAFAPSSDGGSVPTTPSNPGQPQAPGTSQDNGEPQQQGSRNSAVSTSAPGAEEAGPSSPGETGGKAYEVSSASGSVNSETGMPVYAILGIVAIVALLGLGYFFGPGRN from the coding sequence ATGATAGCAGTGGTTTTCTTTTTCATGCTGCAGGGATCAAGCATGGCAGCAGAGATGGAGGGGGGTGAAGGAGGAACCCCATTTAACACCACAGACAGCGAGGGGATATTTGTATTCGAAAATGTGACCGGTGACAGTCATGTTGTCTGGGTCGATGGCCGGACACTCCCCGAAAGGCACCGATTCGATGACATGCTCAGGGTGACAGTATCAGCATCATCAAAGGCCTCTGCAAGAAGTGGAAAAATGGTTCTTGAAGCATCACTCAGGGATTCAAGGATAACTGGAAGGCTCTATGCAGATGTAAACGCTAACAATATCTTCGATGATATGGATGAACCAGTGGCCGGTGTCAGGGTCTTCGATCCAACCGAGATAAAGTTTTTAATAATATCCTGGCCAACAGAGGCAGGCCAGCTCATCCAGCCAGTGAAAAACATAATGCAGAAACACCCCGAAATAACCATAAAGGTGAGAAATACGGACCAGGCAAAGCTGAACCTCACAGAGACAGAACAGCTAATAGAATGGGCTGATATAATCTACATAAGCAATGTCCAGACAGCAAACGGCCCAGGCGGCCCCGTACCCGACCTTCTGATGTCAATGAAGAATCAGGGAAAACTTGCTGGTAAGGTGATAGCGGCCTACCCCAGTCCATACTACTGCTTCCCGGTTACAAGACTCACAAACATAAACAATACAAGGTTCGTTGATGCCAATGGCACAGAACTGACAGACACCCAGCTCCAGGCAATCTTTGATTCGGTTTCAAGGGCGGTACCACCAAAGACACCGCTGATGGTGCTGAGGGAGCTGCAGCAGCAGTACCCTGCAATGGCATCCTACCTTAAATTCCAGGAATACAAAACATCAGACACAGCGTCACCTGAAAACAGGGAGCAGGGCCTCATGTACCTCCTGGCACTGGCATTCCCTGGAAGAGGCTACAACTTCACAGAACCAGTCATAGTTCCGAAGTATGCCCTCTACCGCAACGGCAGACTTTACTACAACTTCACAGACTACGAACAGTTCTTAACACCTGGAAGACCCACTGTGGGCATAACCTCATGGATGGCACTCACATGGGAACGAGGCGACCTCCTCATGCTCGACAGACTCATCAGCGAAATGGATTCAAGGGGCATAAATGTCATAGCAACAATAGCCCAGGGTAACCCTGTTGATGGAACACCAGTCATAAACGCAATGAGGAGCTACTTCTTTGACTCTCAAAACAGGACAAGGATCCAGGGGCTCATAACACTCCAGTCATTTAAGCTTGGGGGCGCAACCGCAGCAATCGCTGAAAGGATGATTATGGACAACAATATACTGGTCTTCAGACCACTTGTGGTCTCTGACAGTGAGGAAACATGGTACATCTCAGATTCAGGAATGGACTTCACAAGCATAACCAGCCAGATGGTGCTACCAGAGTTCCAGGGCCAGATACTCACCATGGTAACAGCATCCACCAGAAAGACCATAGACCCGGTAACAGGCCTCGAGGTTGAATACTACCAGCCAATGGATGAGCGCGTGGAAACCTTTGCAGACAGGGTATCCTCCTGGCTGCGGTTAAGGTTCCTCTCAAATGCAGATAAAAAGGTTGCACTCATCTACTACAACTATCCACCCGGGAAACAGAACCTTGCAGGTGCAAGTTACCTTGACGGTCCATCATCAATACTCGAGATACTCCACCTTCTGAGGGAAAACAGCTACACCGTTACAGGGGCACCTTCAGGTGTTGAGGATCTACTCACAGAGATGATGACGAGGGGACTTAACATTGCAAACTGGGCTCCGGGTGAACTTGAGAGGCTTGCAAATTCAACCATACTCTGGGACGTGGAGAGGTACATGGATTGGTACAGCAGACTACCTGAGCTTGCAAGGAAAGAAATCGAGGAGGGACCTTTCGGCTACATTGAGGCACTCTTCAGGTACTCCACCCGAAACCCGAAACTCCTCGAAACACTCGACAGATGGCAGAGTTCACTGATAACAACAATAGATGATATGCAGATCAGCAACGCCTCAGAGGCAAAGAACCAGGTTAACAGGGCCTACAACGCCCTCAGGAATATTTACAGTGGCCTGAACCAGTGGGATGTTTTCTACAGTGCAAAATCAGCATTCCTAGCCCTCAATGTTCCGGGGCTATGTGGATGGGGAGCACCACCAGGAAACATAATGACGGTTACGAGGAACGGTAAGAGGTACATTGTTATACCAGGCATGTTCTATGGAAACGTCTTTGTGGGTCCTCAACCACAGCGCGGATGGGAAGGTGACGTGGATAAACTCTACCACAGCCAGATAGTGCCACCCCACCACCAGTACCTCGCCTTCTACGCATACCTCCAGACAGAGTTCGGTGCAGATGCAATGATACACCTCGGACGCCACGGCACCTATGAGTGGCTCCCAAGGAAGGAGTCAGCACTATCAGGTGCAGATTACCCTGACATATGCCTTGGAGACGTGCCAAGCATCTACATCTACATCATGGATGGTGTCGGGGAAGTCATACATGCCAAGAGAAGGGGCCTTGCTGTGAGCATAAGCCATCTCACACCACCACTTGAGGCAACAGCCATCTACGGGGACCTCGCATCACTCAAGACACTCATAGACCAGTACCATGCAGCGCCAGGCAACAGGTCAGAGGAGATAAGGCTCATAAGGGAGAAGGCAGTCCAGCTCCACCTTGAGACAATCATGGACCTCAACCTTGACCCTGATGAACTGGTTGATAGAATCGACGACTACATAAGGGAACTCGAGGGTACAATGATGCCACTGGGTCTCTACGTATTTGGAAGGGACCTGAACCAGACACAGGTTACCATCATGGTAAAATCAATGGCCACTGTTCCAAGAATAAGCGCCGGTAACAACACATTCCTCTCAGTGACACAGGCACTCTCAGGAATAAACAGGACAATGGAAGATATTATACTAGAATTCTACAGTGGAAAGTCACTCCAGACCCTCATGGCAGAGCTCCAGGCAGTCCTGGGAAGGAACCTCACAGCAACAGAGATAACAGCCCTCAACATGACCCTCAATGATGTCCTGAACATCAAAGGTTCAGGGACAAGGGAGAGACAGATGCTCCTCAGGGCCCTCTCAGGAGGATACATACCACCCACATCTGGAGGAGACCCAATCAGGAACCCATCAGCTGCTCCAACGGGAGGAAACCTCTACGGTGAGGATCCATCACTTCTTCCAACACAGGCCGCATGGATAAGGGGATCCAAGCTTGCAGATGAGGCACTCAGAGCATACAATGCAACACCTGAACAGCTCGGTGTTGTCATATGGGCGACTGAGACACAGAACGATAAGGGCGCGACAGTTGCATTCATCCTGAGGCTCATGGGACTTGAACCAATCTATGGTTTCGGAGGTTCAATCATGGGTGTGAGGGCAACACCACTGGCAGTCCTCAACAGGTCAAGGGTCGATGTACTCATGACCACCTCAGGGATATTCAGGGAAACCTTCCCACTCCTGGGAGTCCTCCTGGACCGTGCATCAAGGGTGGCGCTTGCAGCATCATTCAACACCCTGATGGCTGCTATAAACCAGGAACCAGCAAATAACAGGGCAGGGCTCATTGCAGCACTCAACGCATCAGTCTCAAGTATACAGAGGGCGGGTTTGTTCATACCCGGCAGCGACCCCCTCGACAGGAACCCCATTGCAGGGCACTGGCTCGCTGATGTTAAGGAACTCATTAAAATCGGCATGAAACCAGAGGATGCAGGAATCGCAGCAATATGCCGCCTCTTCGGGCCATCACTGGGTAACTATGGCACAAGGCTTCCGGAGGCAGTCCAGCAGGACTGGACATGGGAGGAGAGGACAGAGCTTGGAAGACTGTACATTGACAGCATGAAGTATGCCCTCAGTGAGGATGGCTGGGGAGTGAGCCTTGAGGAGGTCCTCACCCTGAGACTCAGGGACGTTGAGGGAGTGTACCACTCAAGATCAACCAATCTATACGGTGTAGTGGACGTGGACCACAACTTCGAGTTCCTCGGCGGCTTCAGGCTTGCAGTTGAGGCTGCTGGTGGCAGGGTCCCTGGAATGTACATAATAAACCAGGTGAATCCCTCAAATGCCAGAATAGAGACACTGAACCAGTTCCTCTACAGGGAGCTCCAGTCACGCTACTACAACCCAAGATGGATACAGGCAATGATGCAGAGTGGATATGCCGGTGCAAGGGAGATCTCAAACAACTTTGTGGCCAACCTCTGGGGCTGGAATGTAATGAGTCCCGAGACAGTTTCGGACTGGATGTGGCAGGAGACAGTGGACATATACCTCAAGGACAGGTATGGCCTGGGAGTTAAAAACTGGCTATCACAGGGTAAGAACAGCTATGCCCTGATAAGTATGACAGGGACAATGCTCACAGCGATACACCGAGGATACTGGAACCCTGATGACGCCACAAAGCGTCTCATAGCCACCACATGGGCCCAGGCAATAGCAGAGAACGGTGTGGCATGCTGTGACTGCAGCTGCGGTAACATAGCCATGATGGAGTGGGCCATGCAGTACCTCAACCCGGATCTTCTCTCAAGGGTCAGGGAGAAGCTTTACGCTGCCACTAAGAGTTCAGCATTCGCACCATCCTCAGATGGGGGATCAGTACCGACAACACCATCAAATCCAGGACAGCCACAGGCACCGGGAACATCCCAGGATAACGGGGAGCCACAGCAGCAGGGATCACGGAATTCAGCTGTTTCAACATCAGCACCCGGCGCGGAGGAGGCAGGTCCTTCATCACCCGGCGAAACCGGCGGTAAGGCCTATGAGGTCAGCAGCGCCTCAGGTTCAGTGAACTCAGAGACAGGGATGCCTGTATATGCCATACTGGGTATAGTGGCAATAGTGGCTCTTTTAGGCCTGGGATACTTCTTTGGGCCTGGAAGAAATTAA
- a CDS encoding MarR family transcriptional regulator, giving the protein MQEIRDAHGETRESMERYILVAHFLIEQRWSYIVSREFLEDDITAKQWLFLVILGNVFERPPSMQEMADAMSTTHQNVKQLAVRLEDKGLIKINQDPENRRIMRLEPTERFHEFWAGRDERDTHTVKSLFNSLDDEEVKSLFNIFSKLEEASKQRYMEYRKR; this is encoded by the coding sequence ATGCAGGAAATAAGAGATGCGCACGGAGAAACAAGGGAGTCCATGGAGAGGTACATACTTGTAGCTCACTTCCTCATCGAGCAGCGCTGGAGCTATATAGTGAGCCGCGAGTTCCTCGAAGATGACATAACAGCAAAGCAGTGGCTCTTCCTGGTGATCCTTGGAAACGTGTTTGAAAGGCCCCCCTCAATGCAGGAGATGGCCGATGCCATGAGCACCACCCACCAGAACGTCAAGCAGCTCGCAGTTCGCCTCGAGGATAAGGGACTCATAAAAATAAATCAGGACCCCGAAAACAGGAGGATAATGCGCCTCGAGCCGACAGAGAGGTTCCATGAATTCTGGGCTGGCAGAGATGAGAGGGACACCCACACAGTGAAATCTCTCTTCAATTCACTTGACGATGAAGAGGTCAAAAGCCTGTTTAACATATTTTCAAAGCTTGAGGAAGCCTCAAAGCAGCGATATATGGAATACCGCAAGAGATGA
- a CDS encoding DUF6544 family protein, producing MEVREELRKVHSLNERELPGLLAGYLEASGLPHDPQNLLIRWADSKIRRGARWMNVDMTQINSPAPFRSVYINGRFFGIPLEGLDIYSRGRGEMIIRAMKFFKVAEERGAPMDQSALVTLLSEAPFLPSLFLAGCTEWSQLDDKMVEGKIMDHGIVAGGLFTFDDHGRFQKFHTEDRYCAEFGMEQHPWSVEVLSYQDMGGFIYPAECTATWHLPEGDLKYFHGRIRYAKFNIRTL from the coding sequence ATGGAAGTTAGAGAAGAACTCAGAAAAGTTCATAGTCTGAATGAGAGGGAACTGCCAGGGTTACTTGCAGGATACCTCGAAGCCTCCGGTCTCCCCCATGACCCTCAAAACCTCCTGATCAGGTGGGCTGACTCAAAAATAAGGAGAGGAGCCCGGTGGATGAATGTAGACATGACCCAGATCAATAGCCCAGCACCCTTCAGGAGCGTTTACATAAATGGGCGTTTTTTCGGAATCCCCCTTGAGGGCCTCGATATTTATTCCAGAGGCCGTGGAGAGATGATCATCAGGGCCATGAAATTTTTTAAGGTTGCAGAGGAGCGTGGAGCTCCAATGGACCAGTCGGCCCTTGTAACCCTGCTCTCAGAGGCCCCCTTCCTCCCATCCCTTTTCCTTGCAGGGTGTACAGAATGGTCCCAGCTGGATGATAAAATGGTTGAGGGTAAGATAATGGATCACGGCATTGTCGCTGGTGGCCTCTTCACCTTCGATGACCACGGCAGATTCCAGAAATTCCACACCGAGGACAGGTACTGTGCGGAGTTTGGCATGGAACAGCACCCATGGAGCGTTGAGGTGCTATCCTATCAGGATATGGGTGGTTTCATCTATCCCGCAGAGTGCACTGCAACCTGGCACCTCCCTGAGGGTGACCTGAAGTACTTCCACGGAAGGATCAGATACGCAAAGTTCAACATAAGGACGCTTTAA
- a CDS encoding endonuclease/exonuclease/phosphatase family protein: MELKVLTWNLNRASYRRRNLWSYMGELEFDAGFFQEVYMIPNEVRRNYHTLRGEMNALLLHKDLTPDSMKRNYLESSENHCIEDFYVSCIIEIGGRCLPLFSIYNCIGPKERDFSGFLELLYEYIEESRDMIIIGGDFNINKNFSPSLRRLALLAEKMAGRLSELGFRDVLMEEEDPFTFRTPDGRKYQIDYLFVSKGVKILDIWHPPAGEITATTPKLSDL; the protein is encoded by the coding sequence ATGGAACTTAAAGTTCTGACATGGAACCTGAACCGGGCATCCTACCGCCGGAGGAACCTCTGGAGTTATATGGGGGAACTGGAATTTGATGCTGGATTTTTCCAGGAGGTATACATGATACCCAACGAAGTAAGGAGGAATTACCATACCCTCCGCGGGGAGATGAACGCGTTGCTTCTTCATAAGGATCTCACGCCGGATTCCATGAAAAGGAACTATCTTGAAAGTTCAGAGAACCACTGTATAGAAGATTTTTATGTTTCCTGCATAATAGAAATCGGGGGAAGGTGTCTCCCCCTCTTCAGCATATACAACTGCATCGGACCAAAAGAAAGGGATTTTTCCGGCTTTCTCGAACTCCTCTATGAATACATTGAGGAGAGCAGGGACATGATCATCATTGGTGGTGACTTTAACATCAATAAGAACTTTAGCCCATCTCTGAGGAGGTTAGCCCTGCTTGCAGAGAAGATGGCTGGAAGACTATCTGAACTTGGATTCAGGGATGTTCTCATGGAAGAGGAAGATCCCTTCACATTCAGGACACCTGATGGGAGGAAATACCAGATCGATTACCTGTTTGTCTCGAAAGGAGTGAAGATACTTGATATCTGGCATCCCCCAGCAGGTGAGATCACAGCCACCACGCCCAAATTATCTGATCTCTAG
- a CDS encoding nitroreductase family protein: MKELYPFIFRRKSTRKYRGPASEDELREIEDHLGKLEPLLEDVDTEFRVLGREDVKTRMQPPAPHYIAAFSDGDPGKTNVGFMLQQMDLRISGMGLGSCWQGIPRLRDHVKSDLDFVILLAFGAAAEPVHREHSEFKRKPLSEITEIKGMDDILEAVRLAPSAVNNQPWYLTGGNGKIHAYCRIQNPLKRRLVGRWNPIDMGIALAHLRISLEYHGYRSEFRVLDDVDELKDYTYTGTFIYGAENGQ; this comes from the coding sequence ATGAAAGAACTCTATCCATTCATTTTCAGAAGAAAATCCACGAGAAAGTACAGGGGCCCTGCATCAGAGGATGAACTCAGGGAGATTGAAGACCACCTGGGGAAACTTGAACCCCTGCTTGAGGATGTTGATACAGAATTCAGGGTCCTCGGGAGGGAGGATGTTAAGACACGGATGCAGCCGCCGGCCCCACACTACATAGCCGCCTTCTCAGATGGTGATCCTGGTAAAACAAATGTTGGCTTCATGCTCCAGCAGATGGACCTCAGAATCTCAGGGATGGGCCTCGGGAGCTGCTGGCAGGGAATCCCCCGACTGAGGGACCATGTTAAGTCGGACCTTGATTTCGTCATACTGCTGGCCTTTGGTGCTGCCGCTGAACCCGTCCACAGGGAGCATTCAGAGTTCAAGAGGAAGCCCCTCAGTGAGATAACAGAGATTAAAGGGATGGATGATATCCTCGAGGCTGTGAGACTTGCCCCCTCCGCTGTTAACAACCAGCCATGGTACCTGACCGGTGGTAATGGGAAGATCCATGCATACTGCAGAATCCAGAACCCCCTCAAGAGGCGCCTTGTGGGGAGATGGAACCCCATCGATATGGGGATAGCCCTTGCACACCTCAGGATCTCACTTGAGTACCACGGTTACAGGTCTGAATTCAGAGTTCTTGATGACGTGGATGAACTCAAAGACTACACCTACACCGGCACATTCATCTATGGTGCTGAAAATGGCCAGTAA